The following coding sequences are from one uncultured Desulfobacter sp. window:
- a CDS encoding BREX system ATP-binding domain-containing protein: MISLDALKEFKPFQARSIIEELRKGSVPVEYVPVFTVGRQKWISYIEDDFENYIAQGGAKVRFISGDYGDGKTHFMSVIRHLALEKGFAVSFVVLTRDVPIHKFETVYQSIVRQLQGNFDGVGIRDLLAVWLDALSPEFKNAEAKAAREKCTALAEELRDIPDMDINFANALAALVSNRFAPLAEGEDEESRKADREILMHWFDGGKVTKRELKPFQIYEPLTKANARQLMNSLILFLRRFGHQGLILLMDEMETVVAMSASVRNTAYENIRLFIDNSETAQYLHIFFSIIPDVLVSEKGFKSYDALWSRVRSIGASMGDTKRLNYRGVLVNIHQTPLQTRELVDLGRCLLALHGIAYRWSPQEIITDKVIEDICTGQKKMGVISEVRLFIKQLIGVMDLAEQGQAPEEMDMARQMVETRKEMEEEKIKQMQPSWDN, encoded by the coding sequence ATGATATCATTGGATGCCCTCAAAGAATTTAAACCCTTCCAGGCCAGATCCATCATCGAAGAGCTGCGCAAGGGCAGCGTACCTGTGGAATATGTACCTGTATTCACCGTGGGCCGACAAAAATGGATCTCCTATATCGAAGATGATTTTGAAAATTACATTGCCCAGGGCGGGGCCAAAGTGCGGTTCATCAGCGGGGATTACGGCGACGGTAAAACCCATTTCATGTCCGTAATCCGGCACCTGGCCCTGGAAAAAGGATTTGCCGTCTCCTTTGTGGTACTGACCCGGGATGTGCCCATCCACAAATTTGAAACCGTTTACCAATCCATTGTCCGGCAATTACAGGGCAATTTTGACGGCGTAGGCATCAGGGATCTGCTGGCCGTCTGGTTGGATGCTCTATCACCGGAATTCAAAAATGCCGAAGCTAAAGCCGCCAGAGAAAAATGCACAGCCCTGGCCGAAGAACTCAGGGACATCCCGGACATGGATATCAATTTTGCCAATGCGCTGGCCGCCCTGGTGAGCAACCGGTTTGCACCTCTGGCAGAAGGGGAGGATGAAGAGAGCCGCAAGGCGGACCGGGAAATCCTCATGCACTGGTTTGACGGCGGCAAGGTCACCAAACGGGAACTCAAACCTTTCCAGATTTACGAACCCCTGACCAAGGCCAATGCAAGGCAACTGATGAATTCATTGATCCTGTTTTTACGGCGGTTCGGCCACCAGGGGTTGATCCTGCTCATGGACGAAATGGAGACGGTGGTCGCCATGAGCGCCTCGGTACGCAATACGGCTTACGAAAATATCCGCCTGTTCATCGACAACAGTGAGACCGCCCAATACCTTCACATCTTTTTCTCCATCATCCCGGACGTGCTGGTATCTGAAAAAGGATTTAAATCCTACGATGCCCTGTGGAGCCGGGTGCGGTCCATCGGTGCGTCAATGGGCGACACCAAACGCCTCAACTACCGGGGCGTTCTTGTGAATATCCACCAGACCCCGCTTCAAACCCGGGAACTGGTGGACCTGGGACGATGCCTGCTGGCATTGCACGGCATTGCCTACCGCTGGTCCCCCCAGGAGATAATCACGGATAAGGTTATAGAGGATATCTGCACAGGCCAGAAAAAGATGGGGGTGATCAGCGAAGTGCGGCTGTTCATCAAACAGCTCATCGGAGTCATGGATTTGGCCGAACAAGGCCAGGCTCCCGAGGAGATGGACATGGCCCGGCAGATGGTCGAGACCCGCAAAGAGATGGAAGAAGAAAAGATCAAACAGATGCAGCCCAGCTGGGACAATTAA
- a CDS encoding PEP-CTERM sorting domain-containing protein, whose amino-acid sequence MLNNKRKFKYGLVMICLAFCLQLGTKNVSAETICLNSLHNTAVWGDAGSWNWVPGDSFFITSNAVGINVGFEPGKVLFDSRVKFEIMAEYTTAGLYSGNFSITDLDDPSTVYLNAMFDDLKLASVDDLSLFFETSGVSNVSGDWMTTIFSDMTVSLINGSIDGSMGTRSSFLSLIRLEKESPVANPEPGTFFLFGFGMLGLACINRKKL is encoded by the coding sequence ATGTTGAACAACAAAAGAAAATTTAAATACGGTTTGGTTATGATCTGCCTGGCTTTCTGCTTACAGCTTGGTACAAAAAATGTTTCAGCAGAAACAATTTGTTTGAATTCGTTACATAATACAGCAGTTTGGGGGGATGCCGGTAGCTGGAATTGGGTACCTGGAGACAGTTTTTTTATAACGTCCAATGCCGTGGGTATAAACGTTGGATTTGAACCGGGGAAAGTTTTGTTTGATTCCAGGGTGAAATTTGAAATTATGGCTGAATACACAACGGCAGGCTTATACAGCGGCAATTTTTCAATTACTGATTTAGATGATCCAAGTACGGTTTATCTCAATGCAATGTTTGACGATTTAAAGCTGGCGTCTGTAGATGACCTTTCTCTCTTTTTTGAAACAAGCGGGGTTTCAAATGTTTCTGGTGACTGGATGACAACTATATTTTCAGATATGACGGTAAGTCTTATTAACGGCAGCATTGATGGCTCTATGGGTACAAGATCTTCTTTCCTTAGCTTAATAAGGCTTGAAAAGGAGAGTCCTGTCGCAAATCCCGAGCCGGGCACATTTTTTCTTTTCGGTTTTGGGATGCTTGGACTGGCCTGTATAAACAGAAAAAAATTATGA
- a CDS encoding HEAT repeat domain-containing protein codes for MASFFPAFERILKTGIVQSDTLIQILNLDEDQQQAVVEQLALAQDDVAYDILSFLMNTMGPTHPLHPRLYQLIMDRAHINFKFVLILINHTNPARPGPITPLTRHMLNKATDKDLIKDIFRAAGRLGMEFLVDDLAEFIFYDDLELRKEAVTALERIGTDKALQKLEQIAQTDKCDSDVLDALAFLKGKRKTTPAPKPQTKAKPSQPPKPSKPPAPPQKQIQPCRLPDDPNLQLLVSPQIEDRIKAFEYFEDKGPEVAEALHDNLENETPDLLENLLKLVGRTIPQECLGDLLTLAEKTDLRNSVRFSLYQALSHYPELESTAPIVKAATDPAIFVSMAAIRALDTHCSDYVVAEIRKKIESGTKVGETLATTILDTCVPRLIEALMTSDTFSYISSNYLKSSAQARTMDTWINILEKRNQMSTAKKFIGIKEKRNQADRPVVVVIHPSASYTDIFSRLIHGCGFCPRTFSGPQGAFEFIVNEKPAGIITDFFVRQMRINDLAREIREFYPETEVPIMVSSIQRHLDKSNLETMFQTCGINGFWEFPAKPSQIKALVGGNS; via the coding sequence ATGGCATCATTTTTTCCCGCATTCGAAAGGATTCTTAAAACTGGAATAGTACAGTCAGATACCCTGATACAGATTTTAAACCTTGATGAAGACCAGCAGCAGGCTGTCGTTGAGCAGCTGGCCCTGGCCCAGGACGATGTTGCCTATGACATTTTATCATTCCTTATGAACACCATGGGGCCCACCCACCCCCTTCACCCCCGTCTGTATCAACTTATCATGGACAGGGCGCATATAAATTTTAAATTTGTCTTGATCCTGATTAACCATACCAATCCTGCCCGGCCCGGCCCCATAACCCCTCTAACCCGGCACATGCTAAACAAAGCAACCGACAAAGACCTGATAAAGGACATTTTCAGGGCCGCAGGGCGGCTTGGTATGGAATTTCTCGTTGATGATCTGGCGGAATTTATTTTTTACGATGACCTTGAACTGCGTAAAGAAGCGGTGACGGCCCTGGAACGTATCGGCACGGACAAGGCCCTGCAGAAGTTGGAGCAAATTGCACAAACCGATAAATGCGATTCAGACGTTCTAGACGCCCTGGCCTTTCTAAAAGGAAAACGAAAAACAACGCCGGCACCCAAGCCACAGACAAAAGCAAAACCGTCTCAACCGCCCAAACCATCCAAGCCCCCTGCACCGCCCCAAAAACAGATTCAACCCTGCCGGCTTCCTGATGATCCCAATCTTCAGCTGCTGGTCTCCCCTCAAATTGAAGATCGCATAAAGGCCTTTGAATACTTTGAGGACAAAGGACCTGAAGTCGCCGAGGCCCTTCATGACAATCTGGAAAATGAGACACCGGACCTACTGGAAAACCTGTTAAAACTCGTTGGCAGAACCATTCCCCAGGAATGCCTGGGAGACCTTCTGACCCTGGCAGAAAAGACAGATCTTAGAAACTCCGTCCGATTTTCTTTGTACCAGGCCCTGTCACACTACCCTGAGCTTGAATCCACAGCGCCCATTGTCAAGGCGGCCACAGATCCGGCTATATTCGTAAGCATGGCAGCCATCAGAGCCTTGGACACCCACTGCTCGGACTATGTGGTGGCCGAAATCCGAAAAAAAATTGAGTCCGGTACCAAAGTGGGGGAAACATTGGCCACAACCATTCTGGATACATGTGTACCCCGGCTCATTGAGGCGTTAATGACCTCGGACACCTTTTCATATATCAGTTCAAACTATCTGAAATCTTCCGCTCAGGCCAGAACCATGGACACCTGGATCAATATCCTTGAAAAGCGAAACCAAATGTCAACGGCTAAAAAATTTATCGGGATCAAGGAAAAACGAAACCAGGCAGACCGCCCCGTAGTTGTGGTGATTCATCCCTCAGCGTCGTACACCGATATATTTTCAAGGCTCATTCACGGATGCGGATTCTGCCCCCGGACATTTTCCGGACCCCAGGGGGCATTTGAATTTATTGTCAATGAAAAGCCTGCCGGCATTATAACGGATTTTTTTGTCAGGCAGATGCGGATCAATGACCTTGCCCGGGAAATCAGAGAATTTTATCCTGAAACAGAGGTACCCATCATGGTCAGTTCCATCCAACGGCACCTGGACAAAAGCAATTTAGAGACCATGTTCCAGACTTGCGGCATTAACGGATTCTGGGAATTTCCGGCAAAACCCAGCCAGATCAAAGCCCTGGTCGGGGGCAATAGTTAA
- a CDS encoding BREX system ATP-binding domain-containing protein, with the protein MDEKAFNDQINGTSNFYLRRAVERLREGLFDPLGVQWLTSGEEKLNQLFDRGAAVLDKGTHHHLCVCGAYGQGKSHSLTYLKQRALAHNFVVSYINLDPRQIPFHDFKAVYRALMGAMVFPNGETGLAQVWKQSAAQWLARSENQDKSIDDFIPKDMPHRFRAILAAMAHKNMEIASNKRNLKKHARFQPRSFAWTLKNALLGKEIPAHKLAAVFHYREVPFYKGHSLVCREPKEYLAMVKGLAGLFKEMGYRGWVLLFDEGESIGQTRITSRSKSYDLLHEIFCPGDPAPGFYPVFAFTHDFFTLVESEPWDRTRKPGGRRKTDRPMEEIPCFVRNYHKAWKQINIHSLQDLSPGEWDALMAKLKILHGRAYGWEPETEKPAREMRQLLSKNKGAESRMKLRLLVNHLDLEQQKDFA; encoded by the coding sequence ATGGATGAAAAGGCATTTAACGATCAGATCAACGGCACCTCAAATTTTTATCTGCGCCGGGCGGTGGAGCGTCTCAGGGAAGGCTTGTTTGATCCCCTGGGGGTCCAATGGCTCACTTCGGGGGAGGAAAAGCTCAACCAGCTCTTTGACCGGGGCGCTGCAGTCCTGGACAAGGGAACACACCATCACCTCTGCGTCTGCGGCGCATACGGCCAGGGCAAATCCCACAGCCTGACCTATCTGAAGCAACGGGCGCTGGCACATAACTTTGTGGTCAGCTATATCAACCTGGATCCGCGGCAGATCCCCTTTCACGATTTTAAAGCGGTCTACCGCGCCCTGATGGGGGCCATGGTCTTTCCCAATGGGGAAACCGGCCTGGCACAAGTGTGGAAGCAATCCGCCGCCCAATGGCTGGCCCGGTCGGAAAACCAGGACAAATCCATCGATGATTTCATCCCCAAGGATATGCCCCACCGATTCCGTGCCATCCTGGCGGCCATGGCCCACAAAAACATGGAAATTGCGTCCAACAAACGAAACCTAAAAAAACATGCCCGATTCCAGCCCAGATCCTTTGCCTGGACCCTGAAAAACGCCCTGCTGGGTAAAGAGATCCCGGCCCATAAGCTGGCCGCAGTCTTCCACTACCGGGAAGTGCCCTTTTACAAAGGCCATTCTTTGGTGTGCCGGGAACCCAAGGAATATCTGGCAATGGTAAAGGGGTTGGCCGGGTTATTTAAAGAGATGGGATACCGGGGATGGGTCCTGCTGTTCGATGAAGGGGAATCCATTGGCCAGACCCGCATCACCAGCCGCAGTAAAAGCTATGACCTCCTCCATGAGATCTTCTGCCCGGGTGATCCGGCTCCTGGATTTTACCCGGTATTTGCCTTTACCCACGATTTTTTCACCCTGGTTGAATCCGAACCCTGGGACCGGACCCGCAAGCCCGGGGGACGGCGGAAAACCGACCGGCCAATGGAAGAGATTCCCTGCTTTGTCCGCAATTATCACAAGGCCTGGAAACAAATTAATATCCATTCACTCCAGGATCTGTCACCGGGTGAATGGGACGCGCTCATGGCCAAGCTTAAAATCCTCCACGGCCGGGCCTATGGCTGGGAGCCGGAAACCGAAAAACCGGCCCGGGAAATGAGGCAGCTTCTCTCCAAAAATAAAGGGGCCGAATCCAGGATGAAATTAAGGCTATTGGTCAATCATCTGGATCTGGAACAGCAAAAAGATTTCGCCTGA
- a CDS encoding DEAD/DEAH box helicase: MLQGTDPQLDPLLRLPNTFRPFYGAFAGLRPVQIKAIAPILEGRDLIVQAATGSGKSEAVLAPALERVITSGRAHGILYIIPTRALAKDLMRRFEPIITERLNLTLAIRTGDVKKGGTQRPDIMFTTPESLDVMLGSGNANLKAFLARIGTVIIDEVHPLVHQYRGRHLVYLFTRLARRTGKAIQKIAMSATIAGIPGVMDFLNFRPDATAIATGGDRQIQARLLHLKDEDTELPALLNDLYREWAYRKILVFCNSRSACDRLSGIVRRNGVFQHVTELHYSNLKAKERKKAENRFRKNPHALCIATATLELGIDVGDVDAVILYQPPGSVSTFLQRIGRANRRGQSINFWGITAGESAGTQVIRFLALLELGRQGKIEVSTPKNLPSVLSQQIISCLYEKKQISLNAMKELFPDRKEMLPDIFKSLEKKGWLRRTRRPGLIRGGWQYRNHFMNYKIWGNFPETEKEYILEVDMESVADIPQSIVDQMDVGDRVYLSGRRLKILKIDEGDPGKVTARPAMEKDDKDLVWVGLGAHVSWETAQAMGRIMGSDTLPKHSGLMARTRKLFHSELSYFEHRVKLACGIEVIPGTRARFHFCTFLGSAGNLVLEWVVRDHFQDKDLAVDSSEIGVECDRWIDFQKLNLPIKKPTFHTWVSTHFKVLRSLIPLSIFWRSLPRQQMVQEVADFLFDQRVADTFTRYLELGSDIVSGDVADLSNFLPLAEETDKTSLFEMKAGIDLLTHEKRAAKAPEDSPFLSPLWQIPCLSPDRTAPRALNATMVSDYIFYGQCDRRFCLSYLGLAHPVKEQNDIMAIAREQGVQHEQTVLSALEQQGDSLAAPEPTAPGEPRWAPSMKLLEKTTAQLTCIDPKNPGPVWLSQCYLKTDGPVPDFSHITGIGIPDLLKLYPGKDGQVIIEAGDIKRSRKPGYHHKWQVAFYAMALKQLIDHYKLPARVSGKGFIITPPLLDEAGETDQYQIHEFDLTPYLATLPTLLIHLGHVLSGLPAHAEYRLQSPCTSCSGFPGCYHQALTHEDIRLLPQLTKGELAALQQLSCDTFEQLHGAFKKETNLLSPGQQKKLIGWCDAFVNGHIRCHTKKTHRFPANLSRLIFIHLEKDPLDGRPRVLGWLVLDTDRRTTVESKVWTMETENERQAVQQSFLRNLRQLWDRSIDAGQGPHLFHLGSQTPATLDQWFKEAPGQSGELLRQSQPAPWTDIHQVLTTHFYMPAPGAASLYTLGRIFNCQTEPASPPSLFHHDNGFISDIGQAAAEVQKRLGLMVALYQCAVSQLDSQWIKEWPSSSNGNKKALPYSTFIQEEERRKTADIMMLQEQPLEERMLRFRSLGYLKFQRTRLDSTGRFIHSFTPTDQTLPAKFRRGDFLKLVPHGMADLQNGFPVIMAEHDMGAGNIGLISRSGRMTLNKSLLYSLEEDMDDWNREKLLHAAQTVFSNSKYLHLQQLLAGTALERQPSASTAWVERWLARDNHGLNRSQQQALKLPFQQRTAMIQGPPGTGKTHLLGWIIIALILEAHEAGTPLRIGISALTHQAIDTVLKKVAQLANQYLPDGFPGHCVKWGEDNTPESETPDPNAAMKLEYTKDARDLPTRSWLILGATGYGFYSLFNSKDKGFPLALDWIIFDEASQVTVPQALLSLVYAKGNFLFLGDVHQLPPIVMGNYDPHDPDDKETGLQLNNSILENIQALYPEACQATLDTTYRMNKEICEFPSKTWYHSRLYPAPSVENARLCLDDLDQTYTPTGNDPVLIDILNPEQPVTLVLTDHQGCTQQSDMEADLMAALAGRLILGHSLSPDQMAIITPHRAQNNAIRQRLEGIMSNHHATTQLPIVDTVERIQGAERDVILFGLTASDPDHMASDFLNSPNRLNVAMTRAGKKLIIIGSQAFFSVIPDSDALLARHCCFKQLLTHCRRRNAVFHFPQKGCPG; encoded by the coding sequence ATGCTTCAGGGAACAGATCCCCAGCTTGATCCCCTTCTAAGGCTGCCCAACACCTTCCGCCCTTTTTACGGGGCCTTTGCCGGTCTGCGCCCGGTCCAGATCAAGGCCATCGCCCCCATCCTCGAAGGCCGGGATCTCATCGTCCAGGCCGCCACCGGATCAGGCAAAAGCGAGGCCGTGCTGGCCCCGGCCCTGGAACGGGTCATCACCTCGGGCCGGGCCCACGGTATTTTATACATTATTCCCACCCGGGCCCTGGCCAAGGACCTCATGCGGCGGTTTGAACCCATCATCACCGAGCGACTGAACCTGACCCTGGCCATCCGGACCGGGGACGTCAAAAAAGGGGGAACCCAGCGGCCGGACATCATGTTCACCACCCCGGAATCCCTGGATGTGATGCTGGGCAGCGGCAATGCCAACCTTAAAGCCTTTTTGGCCCGGATAGGCACCGTGATCATCGATGAAGTCCATCCCCTGGTCCACCAGTACCGGGGCCGGCACCTGGTTTATCTGTTCACCCGCCTGGCGCGCAGAACCGGTAAAGCCATACAAAAAATTGCCATGTCCGCCACCATTGCCGGCATCCCCGGGGTCATGGATTTTCTCAATTTCAGACCCGATGCCACCGCCATCGCAACCGGTGGGGACCGTCAGATCCAGGCCCGGCTTCTCCATCTGAAAGACGAGGATACCGAGTTGCCTGCCCTGCTCAATGATCTGTACCGGGAGTGGGCGTATCGAAAAATCCTTGTTTTCTGCAACAGTCGTTCTGCCTGCGACCGGCTGTCGGGCATTGTCCGGCGCAACGGGGTCTTCCAACATGTCACCGAGTTGCACTACTCCAACCTCAAGGCAAAGGAGCGGAAAAAAGCGGAAAACCGGTTCCGAAAAAATCCCCATGCCCTGTGCATTGCCACCGCCACCCTGGAGTTGGGCATTGATGTGGGGGATGTGGATGCGGTAATCCTTTACCAGCCCCCGGGCTCGGTGTCGACCTTTCTCCAGCGCATCGGCCGGGCCAACCGCCGGGGGCAGTCCATCAATTTCTGGGGCATCACCGCCGGGGAGTCTGCCGGTACACAGGTAATACGCTTTCTTGCCCTGCTGGAACTGGGCCGCCAGGGAAAAATCGAGGTATCTACCCCAAAAAACCTGCCCAGTGTGCTGAGCCAGCAGATCATATCCTGCCTCTACGAAAAAAAACAAATTTCTCTCAACGCCATGAAGGAGCTGTTTCCGGACCGTAAAGAAATGTTGCCGGATATTTTCAAATCCCTTGAAAAAAAAGGCTGGCTGAGGCGAACCCGGCGGCCCGGCCTGATCCGGGGCGGATGGCAGTACCGGAATCACTTTATGAATTACAAAATCTGGGGGAACTTTCCGGAAACTGAAAAGGAATACATACTTGAAGTGGACATGGAGTCTGTTGCCGACATCCCCCAGTCCATTGTGGACCAGATGGATGTGGGGGATCGGGTCTATCTGTCGGGCCGGCGCCTTAAAATCCTGAAAATTGATGAGGGGGACCCCGGCAAGGTCACGGCCCGGCCGGCCATGGAAAAGGATGATAAGGATCTGGTCTGGGTGGGCCTTGGCGCCCATGTCTCCTGGGAAACGGCCCAGGCCATGGGGCGTATCATGGGCAGTGATACCCTTCCCAAACACAGCGGCCTTATGGCCCGGACCCGAAAATTATTCCACAGTGAACTGTCATATTTTGAACACCGGGTGAAGTTGGCATGCGGCATTGAGGTGATCCCGGGGACCCGGGCACGGTTCCACTTTTGCACCTTTCTGGGATCCGCCGGCAACCTGGTGCTGGAGTGGGTTGTCCGGGACCATTTCCAGGATAAGGACCTGGCCGTGGACTCCAGTGAAATCGGGGTGGAATGCGACCGCTGGATTGACTTTCAAAAACTGAACCTGCCCATTAAAAAACCGACATTCCACACCTGGGTCTCCACCCATTTCAAGGTGCTGCGCAGCCTGATTCCCTTGAGTATTTTCTGGCGGAGCCTGCCCCGACAACAGATGGTCCAAGAGGTGGCGGATTTCCTCTTTGATCAACGGGTGGCGGATACCTTTACCCGGTATCTTGAATTGGGTTCGGATATTGTCTCCGGAGATGTGGCAGATTTGTCCAATTTTTTACCCCTGGCTGAGGAGACTGATAAAACCTCTCTATTTGAAATGAAAGCCGGAATCGACCTGCTAACCCATGAAAAGCGAGCCGCAAAAGCACCGGAAGATTCACCCTTTTTATCCCCCTTATGGCAAATACCCTGCCTTAGTCCGGACCGAACTGCCCCCCGCGCGCTAAACGCCACCATGGTCAGTGATTATATTTTTTACGGCCAATGTGACCGCAGGTTTTGCCTCTCCTACCTTGGACTTGCACATCCAGTAAAAGAACAGAACGATATCATGGCCATTGCCCGGGAACAGGGTGTCCAACATGAACAGACTGTGCTGTCCGCCCTTGAACAGCAGGGGGACAGCCTGGCGGCCCCCGAACCGACAGCACCCGGCGAGCCCAGATGGGCTCCGTCCATGAAGCTGCTGGAAAAAACAACAGCGCAACTGACCTGCATTGATCCGAAAAATCCCGGGCCGGTTTGGCTCTCCCAGTGCTATCTCAAAACAGATGGACCAGTTCCTGACTTTTCTCACATTACAGGCATCGGCATCCCGGATCTTTTAAAACTTTACCCAGGCAAAGACGGACAGGTAATCATTGAAGCCGGGGACATCAAACGCAGCCGCAAACCCGGCTACCACCATAAATGGCAGGTGGCCTTTTATGCCATGGCATTAAAACAGCTTATAGATCACTACAAGCTGCCGGCCCGGGTCTCCGGCAAAGGGTTCATTATTACCCCACCGCTTTTAGACGAAGCCGGGGAAACAGATCAATACCAGATCCATGAATTCGATTTAACCCCATACCTTGCAACCCTGCCCACCCTTCTGATTCACCTTGGCCATGTGCTTTCCGGCCTGCCTGCCCACGCCGAGTACAGGCTTCAAAGCCCGTGCACCAGCTGCTCGGGATTTCCCGGCTGCTACCACCAGGCCCTGACCCATGAAGATATACGCTTGCTGCCCCAATTAACCAAAGGCGAACTGGCGGCTCTCCAGCAACTGAGCTGCGACACATTTGAACAGCTCCACGGTGCCTTTAAAAAAGAGACCAACCTCCTCTCGCCTGGGCAGCAGAAAAAACTCATTGGATGGTGTGATGCCTTTGTAAACGGTCACATCCGCTGCCACACAAAAAAGACCCATCGATTTCCGGCCAATTTGTCCAGGCTCATATTTATCCACCTGGAAAAAGATCCCCTGGACGGACGGCCCCGGGTCCTGGGGTGGCTGGTTTTGGATACTGACCGCCGGACAACCGTTGAATCCAAGGTATGGACCATGGAAACAGAAAACGAACGTCAAGCAGTCCAGCAATCCTTTTTAAGGAACTTGAGGCAATTGTGGGACCGGAGTATTGATGCAGGCCAGGGACCTCATCTCTTCCATCTTGGTTCCCAGACACCTGCGACCCTGGATCAATGGTTTAAGGAGGCGCCTGGACAATCCGGGGAACTTCTCAGACAATCCCAACCCGCCCCCTGGACAGATATACACCAGGTCTTGACCACCCATTTTTATATGCCCGCACCGGGCGCAGCGTCCCTGTACACCCTGGGCCGCATCTTCAACTGCCAAACCGAGCCTGCATCACCACCATCCCTGTTTCACCACGACAACGGCTTCATCAGTGATATAGGTCAGGCTGCAGCCGAGGTACAAAAACGGCTTGGGCTTATGGTAGCGCTGTATCAATGCGCCGTATCTCAACTGGACAGCCAATGGATCAAGGAATGGCCGTCAAGCAGCAATGGAAATAAAAAAGCATTGCCTTATTCTACGTTTATCCAGGAAGAAGAACGCCGGAAAACGGCCGACATCATGATGCTCCAGGAACAGCCCTTAGAAGAGCGGATGCTGCGGTTCAGATCCCTGGGATACCTGAAATTTCAGCGAACCCGCCTGGACAGCACCGGCCGATTTATCCATAGTTTCACCCCCACGGACCAGACCCTGCCGGCCAAATTCCGCCGGGGGGATTTTCTCAAACTTGTGCCCCACGGCATGGCGGACCTGCAGAACGGCTTTCCCGTGATCATGGCTGAACATGATATGGGCGCAGGTAATATCGGGCTGATTTCCCGATCCGGCAGAATGACGCTTAATAAATCATTGCTCTACTCCCTTGAAGAAGATATGGATGACTGGAACCGGGAAAAGCTGCTCCACGCGGCCCAGACTGTATTTTCCAACAGCAAATACCTCCATCTACAGCAACTTCTGGCAGGAACTGCCCTGGAAAGGCAACCCTCGGCATCAACAGCCTGGGTGGAAAGATGGCTGGCCCGGGACAATCACGGCCTCAACCGCTCCCAGCAGCAGGCTCTAAAACTCCCATTCCAACAGCGCACCGCCATGATCCAGGGCCCGCCTGGCACGGGAAAAACCCACCTGCTCGGCTGGATCATCATCGCCCTGATCCTTGAAGCCCATGAAGCCGGAACGCCCCTGCGCATCGGCATCAGCGCCCTGACCCACCAGGCCATTGACACGGTCTTGAAAAAAGTGGCCCAATTGGCGAATCAATACCTCCCGGATGGTTTTCCGGGCCACTGCGTGAAATGGGGGGAGGATAACACCCCGGAATCCGAGACACCCGATCCCAATGCCGCCATGAAGCTAGAATATACAAAAGACGCCCGGGATCTACCTACACGGTCCTGGCTGATTTTAGGCGCCACCGGATACGGATTTTATTCCCTGTTCAACAGCAAAGACAAAGGCTTCCCCCTGGCCCTGGACTGGATTATTTTTGATGAGGCCTCACAGGTTACGGTACCCCAAGCCCTGCTCAGTCTCGTCTACGCCAAAGGAAACTTCTTGTTTCTGGGCGATGTCCACCAGCTGCCGCCCATTGTCATGGGCAATTATGATCCCCATGATCCGGATGACAAAGAAACCGGGCTGCAGTTGAACAACTCCATTCTTGAAAACATCCAGGCCTTGTATCCTGAAGCGTGTCAGGCCACTCTGGACACCACCTACCGGATGAACAAAGAGATCTGTGAATTTCCATCCAAAACCTGGTACCACAGCCGACTTTACCCGGCCCCTTCGGTTGAAAACGCACGGCTTTGTCTGGATGACCTGGACCAAACATATACGCCAACAGGCAATGATCCGGTACTCATCGACATCCTGAATCCGGAACAGCCTGTTACGCTGGTTTTAACGGATCATCAGGGCTGCACCCAGCAATCGGATATGGAAGCCGATCTCATGGCCGCCCTGGCCGGCCGCCTGATCCTGGGTCACAGCCTCTCCCCGGACCAAATGGCCATCATCACCCCCCATCGGGCACAGAACAACGCCATCCGCCAAAGGCTGGAAGGAATCATGTCAAACCATCACGCCACGACCCAACTCCCCATTGTGGACACAGTAGAGCGAATCCAGGGTGCCGAACGGGACGTCATCCTTTTCGGGCTCACCGCCTCGGACCCGGATCACATGGCAAGCGATTTTTTAAACAGCCCCAACCGCCTCAATGTGGCCATGACCCGGGCCGGGAAAAAACTGATCATTATCGGCAGCCAGGCTTTTTTCTCGGTCATTCCCGATTCGGATGCCCTGCTGGCCCGGCATTGCTGCTTCAAACAGTTACTGACCCATTGCCGAAGGCGAAATGCAGTTTTTCATTTTCCCCAAAAGGGGTGCCCCGGATAA